In Dama dama isolate Ldn47 chromosome 20, ASM3311817v1, whole genome shotgun sequence, a single window of DNA contains:
- the POU3F1 gene encoding POU domain, class 3, transcription factor 1, with translation MATTAQYLPRGPGGGAGGTGPLMHPDAAAAAAAAAAAERLHAGAAYREVQKLMHHEWLGAGAGHPVGLAHPQWLPTGGGGGGDWAGGPHLEHGKAGGGGTGRADDGGGGGGFHARLVHQGAAHAGAAWAQGGTAHHLGPAMSPSPGAGGGHQPQPLGLYAQAAYPGGGGGGLAGMLAAGGGGAGPGLHHALHEDGHEAQLEPSPPPHLGAHGHAHGHAHAGGLHAAAAHLHPGAGGGGSSVGEHSDEDAPSSDDLEQFAKQFKQRRIKLGFTQADVGLALGTLYGNVFSQTTICRFEALQLSFKNMCKLKPLLNKWLEETDSSSGSPTNLDKIAAQGRKRKKRTSIEVGVKGALESHFLKCPKPSAHEITGLADSLQLEKEVVRVWFCNRRQKEKRMTPAAGAGHPPMDDVYAPGELGPGGGSASPPSAPPPPPPAALHHHHHHTLPGSVQ, from the coding sequence aTGGCCACCACCGCGCAGTACTTGCCGCGGGGCCCCGGCGGCGGAGCCGGGGGCACAGGACCGCTCATGCACCCGGATgccgcggcggcagcggcggcggccgcggccgcCGAGAGGTTGCACGCGGGGGCCGCGTACCGCGAAGTGCAGAAGCTGATGCACCACGAGTGGCTGGGCGCGGGCGCGGGCCACCCAGTGGGCCTAGCGCACCCCCAGTGGTTACCcacgggaggcggcggcggcggcgactggGCCGGCGGCCCGCACCTGGAACACGGCAAGGCGGGAGGCGGCGGCACCGGCCGAGCCGACGACGGTGGCGGAGGCGGCGGTTTTCACGCGCGCCTGGTGCACCAGGGGGCGGCCCACGCGGGCGCGGCATGGGCGCAGGGCGGCACGGCACATCACTTGGGCCCCGCCATGTCTCCGTCGCCGGGGGCCGGCGGGGGCCACCAGCCCCAACCGCTGGGGCTGTACGCGCAGGCGGCCTAccccgggggcggcggcggcggcctggCCGGGATGCTGGCGGCGGGCGGTGGCGGTGCCGGGCCGGGCCTGCACCACGCGCTGCACGAGGACGGCCACGAGGCGCAGCTGGAGCCGTCGCCTCCGCCGCACCTGGGCGCCCACGGACACGCACACGGACATGCACACGCTGGCGGCCTGCACGCGGCGGCGGCGCACCTGCACCCGGGGGCGGGCGGCGGTGGCTCGTCGGTGGGCGAGCACTCGGACGAGGACGCGCCCAGTTCGGACGACCTGGAGCAGTTCGCCAAGCAGTTCAAGCAGCGGCGCATCAAGCTGGGCTTCACGCAGGCCGACGTGGGGCTGGCGCTGGGCACGCTGTACGGTAACGTGTTCTCGCAGACCACCATCTGCCGCTTCGAGGCCCTGCAGCTGAGCTTCAAGAACATGTGCAAGCTCAAGCCGCTGCTCAACAAGTGGCTGGAGGAGACCGACTCGTCCAGCGGCAGCCCCACCAACCTGGACAAGATCGCGGCGCAGGGCCGCAAGCGCAAGAAGCGCACGTCCATCGAGGTGGGGGTCAAAGGCGCGCTCGAGAGCCACTTTCTCAAGTGCCCCAAGCCCTCGGCGCACGAGATCACAGGCTTGGCCGACAGCCTGcagctggagaaggaggtggtgCGGGTCTGGTTCTGCAACCGGCGGCAGAAGGAGAAGCGCATGACCCCGGCTGCTGGCGCCGGCCACCCGCCCATGGACGACGTTTACGCCCCCGGCGAGCTGGGGCCGGGCGGGGGCAGCGCGTCGCCGCCCTCggcgcccccgccgcccccgccggctgctctgcaccaccaccaccaccacacactgcCGGGCTCCGTGCAGTGA